A stretch of the Gemmatimonadales bacterium genome encodes the following:
- a CDS encoding HAD-IA family hydrolase produces the protein MAPIQTMLFDLDGTLIDSVRLILDSYHHTLAAHGMPPRSDEEWLRGVGTPLKVQFADWADDPETLEALIATYREYNLANHDRMVTVYPGMLDALTRIKAAGLRTGLVTSKNRQGALRGLSLVKLEQLMDVLVCADEVVNPKPHPEPVEKALALLGADPSTTVYVGDSIHDMRSGRAAGVRTAAALWGPFGRDHLEGAQPDYWLETPEELLTKVCRVRQGEAG, from the coding sequence ATGGCCCCAATACAGACGATGCTCTTCGATCTCGACGGAACTCTCATCGACTCGGTCCGTCTCATCCTCGATAGCTATCACCACACCCTCGCCGCGCACGGCATGCCGCCGAGAAGCGACGAGGAGTGGCTCCGAGGCGTGGGAACCCCGCTCAAGGTGCAATTCGCCGACTGGGCGGACGATCCGGAGACGCTGGAGGCCCTGATCGCAACCTACCGGGAGTACAATCTCGCCAATCACGACCGCATGGTCACCGTGTATCCCGGCATGCTGGACGCCCTGACTCGCATCAAGGCAGCCGGCCTCCGCACCGGACTGGTCACCAGCAAGAACCGGCAGGGAGCCCTGCGCGGCCTGTCGCTCGTCAAGCTGGAGCAGTTGATGGACGTGCTGGTCTGTGCCGACGAGGTGGTCAATCCCAAACCGCACCCGGAGCCGGTGGAGAAGGCACTGGCGCTGCTCGGAGCGGACCCCAGCACGACCGTCTACGTCGGCGACAGCATCCACGATATGCGCTCGGGCCGCGCTGCCGGCGTGCGGACCGCCGCTGCGCTGTGGGGTCCGTTCGGGCGGGATCATCTGGAGGGTGCCCAGCCGGACTACTGGCTGGAGACGCCGGAAGAGCTCCTGACGAAGGTATGCAGGGTGAGGCAGGGTGAGGCAGGGTGA